In a genomic window of Williamwhitmania sp.:
- a CDS encoding 3'-5' exonuclease, whose amino-acid sequence MVLGFKQNIEKEELELLPFFHFEGKIITINTPEEAVSAANYLLEKDALGFDTETRPSFRKGTNNHVALLQLSTAEEAFLFQLGSTGMPQQLKEVLASNNILKIGVGIKDDIRSLRALSEFSPGGFMELQTYSTPFGIEGKSLKKLSAIVLGVRISKSQQLTNWENTTLTEAQKRYAATDAYMCLQIYNKLSCYKKVTPA is encoded by the coding sequence ATGGTTCTAGGTTTTAAACAAAATATTGAGAAAGAGGAGTTAGAGCTGCTACCCTTCTTTCACTTCGAAGGCAAAATCATAACTATTAATACGCCCGAGGAGGCTGTGAGTGCCGCTAACTATCTGCTAGAAAAAGACGCTCTGGGGTTCGATACAGAAACTCGACCCTCTTTTCGAAAAGGCACAAACAACCATGTGGCACTTCTACAGCTATCTACAGCCGAAGAGGCCTTTCTATTTCAACTAGGAAGCACTGGTATGCCTCAACAGTTAAAGGAAGTGCTCGCCAGCAATAATATCCTGAAAATTGGCGTAGGCATTAAAGATGATATACGATCGCTGCGTGCTCTTTCCGAATTTTCGCCAGGAGGCTTTATGGAACTGCAAACTTACAGCACTCCCTTTGGTATTGAAGGCAAGAGCCTAAAGAAACTTTCAGCCATTGTGCTTGGCGTGCGAATTTCTAAATCGCAGCAGCTCACCAACTGGGAAAACACCACGCTTACCGAGGCACAAAAACGTTACGCAGCAACAGATGCATACATGTGCCTACAGATTTACAATAAACTTTCTTGTTATAAAAAAGTTACCCCTGCATGA
- the tsaD gene encoding tRNA (adenosine(37)-N6)-threonylcarbamoyltransferase complex transferase subunit TsaD encodes MISSEKCVVVLGIESSCDDTSASVLRNEYILSNVIANQDVHKQYGGVIPELASRAHQQNIIPVVDRALKLAGVAHEEVDVVAFTRGPGLLGSLLVGTSFAKGLALGLNIPMVEVNHLQGHILAHFIKEEGKELPHPKFPFICMLVSGGHTQLVLVNDYLNMEILGQTLDDAAGEAFDKCAKVMGLPYPGGPVIDKLAKEGNPKAFVFNKPSIKNFDYSFSGLKTSFLYFLRDAVATNSNFIEEHKADLCASLQATIIDILFDKLVKLAKEKNVKDIAIAGGVSANSGIRARLVEEGAKRGWNVFIPEFRYTTDNAAMIAIAGYYNYLQGNRAGLDVAPLARMAL; translated from the coding sequence ATGATTAGTAGTGAAAAGTGTGTTGTTGTTCTAGGTATTGAGAGTTCGTGCGACGATACCTCTGCTTCGGTCCTTCGCAATGAGTATATTTTGTCAAACGTGATTGCCAACCAGGACGTGCATAAGCAGTATGGTGGCGTAATTCCAGAGCTCGCTTCTCGGGCACATCAGCAAAATATTATACCAGTTGTAGATCGTGCATTGAAGTTGGCAGGGGTTGCACATGAGGAGGTAGACGTTGTTGCGTTTACTAGAGGTCCTGGACTTCTTGGATCGTTATTGGTAGGTACATCCTTTGCAAAGGGGTTGGCGCTCGGTTTAAATATACCCATGGTGGAGGTTAATCACCTTCAAGGGCACATTTTGGCTCATTTTATTAAGGAGGAGGGAAAGGAATTGCCCCATCCCAAATTTCCATTTATTTGTATGCTCGTTTCCGGAGGTCATACTCAGCTGGTGCTGGTAAATGATTACCTCAACATGGAGATTTTGGGCCAAACCCTTGACGATGCTGCCGGAGAGGCTTTTGATAAGTGTGCTAAGGTGATGGGACTACCTTACCCGGGTGGACCAGTTATTGATAAGCTGGCAAAAGAGGGAAATCCCAAAGCATTTGTTTTTAATAAACCGTCCATCAAGAATTTTGATTACAGCTTTAGCGGTTTGAAAACATCGTTCCTCTACTTCTTGCGTGATGCTGTGGCTACCAATTCCAACTTTATTGAGGAGCACAAAGCCGATCTTTGTGCATCGCTGCAGGCTACAATAATTGATATCTTGTTTGACAAGTTGGTGAAGTTGGCGAAGGAAAAGAATGTTAAGGACATTGCAATTGCAGGTGGAGTGTCTGCAAATTCTGGTATTCGAGCAAGACTAGTTGAGGAGGGAGCAAAGCGGGGATGGAATGTTTTCATACCTGAGTTTCGCTATACCACCGATAACGCTGCTATGATTGCCATTGCAGGATACTACAATTATCTCCAAGGCAACCGCGCGGGGCTTGATGTTGCACCACTGGCCAGAATGGCTCTTTAA
- a CDS encoding ABC transporter substrate-binding protein → MSIATKFKQHVFVALIALFLALIPSNSLALEKVKLLLKWKHQFQFAGYYAAIAQGYYQKAGLDVEIKEADSEAYTIDQVVKGNYDFGIANSGIVVHYLNGEPVVVMAAICQRSPSVLLVKKSSGITSAKDLRGKTIMVGETGYAGEIFAMLKEAGLNKGDYKVVPPSFSLNELLSGKVDALNAYVSNEPYFLQKFDIDYVTISPDDYGINFYADCLFTTQNYISKHANTADKFLEASLKGWDYALSHQEEMADLILEKYNPTKIKDHLLFEAQTLDKYIMPGIIEVGHMDKKRWNKIAQTYYKLGLAKSDKSLDKFIYVKKDERRAKNLIPLSLTFFGLMLLAIGLTIYYFFATKNTRKDMRRAIALFKVERKDKEKAMAELLQSRNQLNLHMHDGKRFAEQRDTFLANLSHEVRTPMNAIVGFSNLVQKGQIEEDKYHEVFDIIQKNSLNLLKVIDNLVDLSKIQTGNLKVSLSRISIDKLMQECITYLHEEVEPLLRDKVQFKIEAPSNPIYIRTDERRLKQAICNLANSFSRIIEEGEVSLLIKEDSGNLIFILREVNKEISENEMRQLLEDQNVYTEPMQPLAEGVSLNISLSRELIKLLNGNIWFETSAENGTSIYISIPFIAATQQHPQPKEGVYPYKMLEKLVVLVVEDDPSNSLLLKAMLEKRGATVIIAKNGREAVDFALFNPQIQLVLMDIKLPEINGLDATRMIKKEKPNLPIIAQTAYAMEEDRYRCLEAGCDDYIVKPIIQEELFQKLLEFSVKINENNR, encoded by the coding sequence TTGTCTATTGCTACAAAGTTTAAACAACATGTTTTTGTAGCGCTTATAGCACTTTTTCTTGCTCTAATCCCATCCAACTCACTCGCGCTTGAGAAGGTAAAGCTCCTGCTTAAATGGAAGCATCAGTTCCAGTTTGCAGGATACTACGCAGCCATTGCTCAGGGATACTACCAGAAAGCCGGTCTTGATGTTGAAATTAAGGAGGCTGACTCGGAAGCATACACCATTGATCAGGTAGTTAAGGGCAACTACGATTTTGGTATAGCTAATTCAGGTATTGTTGTGCACTACCTCAACGGGGAGCCAGTGGTAGTAATGGCCGCCATCTGCCAGCGTTCACCTTCGGTGCTGTTGGTGAAAAAATCATCGGGCATTACCTCGGCAAAGGATCTTCGAGGAAAAACAATCATGGTCGGTGAAACGGGCTATGCGGGCGAAATATTTGCCATGCTTAAGGAAGCAGGACTTAATAAAGGGGATTACAAAGTTGTACCTCCATCCTTCAGCTTAAACGAGCTACTTTCGGGAAAGGTAGATGCGCTCAATGCATATGTATCTAACGAACCTTACTTTTTGCAGAAGTTCGACATCGACTACGTAACCATTTCACCCGATGATTACGGTATTAATTTTTATGCTGATTGCCTCTTTACCACCCAAAATTACATCAGTAAACATGCCAATACTGCTGATAAATTTCTTGAAGCTTCACTGAAGGGTTGGGATTACGCGCTTAGCCATCAGGAGGAGATGGCCGATTTAATTCTTGAAAAATATAACCCAACAAAGATCAAGGACCATTTGCTTTTTGAGGCTCAAACGCTGGACAAGTACATTATGCCGGGAATAATTGAAGTTGGACACATGGATAAGAAGCGATGGAATAAGATAGCCCAAACCTACTATAAACTTGGCCTAGCAAAATCGGACAAGTCGCTCGACAAGTTCATTTACGTTAAAAAAGACGAACGCCGCGCAAAAAATTTAATACCACTGAGCCTTACCTTTTTCGGGTTAATGTTACTTGCCATTGGTCTGACCATTTATTACTTTTTTGCCACAAAAAATACCCGAAAAGATATGAGAAGAGCTATTGCTCTTTTCAAGGTTGAACGCAAGGACAAGGAAAAGGCCATGGCAGAACTTCTCCAGTCGAGAAATCAGCTCAACCTACATATGCATGATGGTAAGCGGTTTGCCGAACAGAGGGATACCTTCCTAGCAAACCTTTCACACGAAGTTAGAACCCCAATGAATGCAATCGTAGGTTTTTCCAACCTTGTGCAAAAGGGTCAGATTGAAGAAGATAAGTATCATGAGGTTTTTGATATAATTCAAAAAAACAGCCTAAACCTACTTAAGGTTATCGATAACCTTGTTGACCTATCAAAAATCCAAACAGGGAATCTAAAGGTTAGCCTAAGCAGAATCAGCATTGACAAACTTATGCAGGAGTGCATTACTTATCTCCACGAGGAGGTTGAGCCCTTGCTGCGTGACAAGGTCCAATTTAAGATCGAGGCACCTTCAAATCCAATCTACATAAGAACAGATGAGCGACGACTTAAACAAGCCATATGTAACCTAGCAAACTCCTTTTCTCGCATTATTGAAGAAGGAGAAGTTTCACTGCTAATAAAAGAAGATTCGGGCAACCTAATTTTTATTCTTCGCGAAGTAAATAAAGAAATTTCCGAAAACGAGATGCGGCAGCTGCTCGAGGACCAGAATGTCTACACTGAACCAATGCAACCGTTAGCGGAGGGCGTCAGCTTAAACATATCGCTATCGAGGGAACTCATTAAGTTGCTCAACGGAAACATATGGTTCGAAACAAGCGCCGAAAATGGAACCTCAATCTACATTTCCATTCCATTTATCGCTGCAACACAGCAACACCCGCAGCCCAAAGAGGGGGTTTACCCATACAAAATGCTCGAAAAACTTGTTGTTCTGGTGGTTGAAGACGATCCCAGCAACAGCCTTTTGCTGAAGGCTATGCTCGAAAAAAGGGGTGCCACTGTCATTATTGCTAAAAATGGTCGTGAGGCTGTCGACTTTGCGCTCTTTAACCCCCAGATCCAGCTGGTGTTGATGGACATTAAACTTCCTGAAATTAATGGCCTTGACGCTACCAGAATGATAAAAAAGGAGAAGCCCAACTTGCCAATCATTGCTCAAACAGCCTACGCCATGGAGGAGGATCGTTACCGTTGCCTAGAGGCTGGATGCGACGACTACATAGTAAAACCCATAATACAGGAAGAACTATTTCAAAAGTTGCTGGAATTTTCTGTAAAAATTAACGAGAACAACCGTTAA
- the yaaA gene encoding peroxide stress protein YaaA has protein sequence MLTILSPSKTIKFTPPEYKVSGSQPRYLRYAASLVQRMKSMDMDEISTLMQISPDLARLTVERFQQWHTPFTEANATPALFTFRGDVYEGFEANSLSLEDVEFAHGSIRILSGLYGVLRPLDFMQPYRLEMGRKVTTNGFANLYEYWGNMLVNDLLKELESQVIPVLINLASQEYFKSVAPIAKQIRVVTPNFYELTSGKPRMVAIYAKRARGLMARFVVKERIEDPEQLKFFEEEGYVFSPNISNGDAWAFIR, from the coding sequence ATGTTGACAATTTTATCACCGTCAAAAACAATAAAATTCACACCTCCAGAATATAAGGTTTCGGGGTCTCAGCCTAGGTATTTGCGCTATGCAGCAAGCCTAGTTCAACGAATGAAATCCATGGATATGGATGAAATCTCCACTCTCATGCAGATTAGTCCTGACCTTGCCCGACTTACTGTTGAGCGGTTTCAGCAGTGGCATACTCCTTTCACGGAGGCAAATGCTACTCCAGCACTCTTTACCTTTAGGGGTGACGTGTACGAAGGGTTCGAAGCCAACTCGCTATCTCTGGAGGATGTAGAGTTTGCTCATGGGTCAATTCGAATACTTTCTGGGCTGTATGGCGTTTTAAGACCGCTCGATTTTATGCAACCCTACCGATTGGAGATGGGGCGCAAGGTCACCACGAACGGCTTTGCCAATCTTTATGAGTATTGGGGCAATATGCTGGTAAATGATTTACTAAAAGAATTGGAAAGCCAAGTTATACCCGTGCTAATAAATCTTGCGTCGCAGGAGTATTTCAAATCCGTTGCGCCCATTGCAAAACAGATAAGGGTAGTTACCCCCAACTTTTATGAGTTGACTAGCGGAAAACCGCGAATGGTGGCCATTTATGCAAAGAGGGCCAGAGGGCTAATGGCGCGATTTGTCGTGAAGGAGCGTATTGAAGATCCTGAGCAACTTAAATTTTTTGAGGAGGAGGGTTACGTGTTTAGCCCAAATATCTCCAACGGCGACGCTTGGGCCTTTATTCGCTAG
- a CDS encoding class I SAM-dependent rRNA methyltransferase → MIATIILKRGKEQSLLRFHPWIFSGAIARIEGSPAEGDLVEVFTAENSFIGTGHYQIGSITVRMLTFEPEKFTDNFWHERIVEAIKLRKAIGLMQNSHTNSFRLIHGEGDGLPGLIVDIYDTTAVIQAHTVGMYRNRQIIAESLMAIPEMQLQSVYDKSSTTLPFNAGLNPQDGFLIGELGTSWARENDLHFDIDWAEGQKTGFYIDQRENRMLLERYSAGRNVLNMFCYTGGFSVYALRGKANLVHSVDSSKRAIELTNANVERNFGNASQHKAFAEDAFSFFRKEEEKYNLIVLDPPAFAKHNKVLGNALQGYKRLNTIALSKIQSGGILFTFSCSQVVTKEHFRNTVFTAAAIAGRKVRILHQLSQPADHPINIYHPEGEYLKGLVVYVE, encoded by the coding sequence ATGATAGCCACCATAATCTTAAAAAGAGGCAAGGAACAGTCGCTGCTCCGGTTTCACCCCTGGATATTCTCTGGAGCAATTGCCCGCATTGAGGGAAGTCCTGCTGAAGGTGATCTAGTAGAGGTATTCACTGCTGAAAACAGCTTCATCGGAACCGGACACTACCAAATTGGTTCCATAACTGTGAGAATGCTCACCTTTGAACCCGAAAAGTTCACCGATAACTTCTGGCACGAAAGAATTGTGGAAGCAATAAAGCTGCGTAAGGCAATAGGCCTAATGCAAAACAGCCACACCAACTCCTTTCGGCTTATCCATGGAGAGGGAGACGGGCTACCTGGTTTAATCGTCGACATATACGATACCACTGCCGTAATACAAGCCCATACGGTTGGCATGTACCGCAACCGCCAAATCATTGCCGAATCGCTGATGGCCATTCCGGAGATGCAGCTTCAGTCCGTGTACGATAAGAGTTCAACCACCCTGCCCTTTAACGCTGGGCTCAACCCACAAGATGGCTTCCTTATTGGTGAGTTGGGAACCTCGTGGGCAAGAGAAAACGACTTGCATTTTGACATTGACTGGGCTGAAGGACAAAAAACCGGCTTCTATATCGACCAGCGGGAAAACCGCATGTTGCTCGAACGCTACAGTGCCGGAAGAAACGTGCTCAACATGTTTTGTTATACTGGTGGATTCTCTGTTTATGCCCTGCGTGGCAAAGCCAACCTAGTGCATAGCGTGGATAGCTCCAAGCGAGCCATTGAGCTGACCAATGCCAACGTAGAACGCAACTTTGGAAACGCTTCCCAACATAAAGCTTTCGCGGAGGATGCTTTCAGCTTTTTCCGAAAGGAGGAGGAAAAATACAACCTCATTGTACTCGACCCACCCGCCTTTGCAAAGCACAACAAAGTATTGGGCAATGCGCTCCAAGGGTATAAAAGGCTCAACACCATTGCGCTTTCAAAAATCCAGTCGGGTGGAATTTTATTCACTTTCAGCTGCTCTCAGGTAGTTACCAAGGAACATTTTCGGAATACCGTATTTACGGCTGCCGCCATTGCTGGCCGTAAGGTGCGTATTCTACATCAGCTATCGCAGCCTGCTGATCATCCCATCAACATTTACCATCCTGAGGGAGAATACCTTAAAGGATTGGTAGTGTATGTTGAATAG
- a CDS encoding DUF5063 domain-containing protein — translation MTEFEGAGQLVYSKPVLEFTTVANEVCKFIENPTSTEVASLLSTLQKVLPFLYMKATLLPQTELLFDDGNEKFVTEEEWQAIHNRLLAIIGKYDSYLELMDEESETDEAKVSSISENLADIYQDLKDYSSLFQIGAEQIMNDALWEIKYNFQRYWGIKVLSTMSTIHRLLENPESLSSSEEAKNVEQDTSNWIISRKQEEYKKK, via the coding sequence ATGACAGAATTTGAAGGGGCCGGGCAGCTAGTATATTCAAAGCCAGTGTTGGAATTTACCACTGTTGCTAATGAGGTTTGTAAATTTATTGAAAATCCCACGAGCACAGAGGTTGCCTCTCTACTAAGCACACTCCAGAAAGTGTTGCCATTCCTATATATGAAAGCAACGCTTCTTCCTCAAACAGAGCTGCTCTTTGATGATGGCAACGAAAAGTTTGTCACAGAAGAAGAGTGGCAAGCAATCCACAATCGTCTGCTCGCAATTATTGGCAAATACGACAGCTATTTGGAACTCATGGACGAGGAGAGCGAAACCGATGAGGCCAAGGTATCCTCTATCTCGGAAAACCTTGCCGACATATACCAAGACTTGAAAGACTACAGCTCCCTCTTCCAAATTGGAGCTGAGCAAATAATGAACGATGCTCTCTGGGAGATTAAATATAATTTTCAGCGATACTGGGGTATAAAGGTACTCTCCACCATGAGCACCATACACCGGCTACTCGAAAATCCAGAAAGCCTTTCTAGTTCTGAAGAAGCAAAAAATGTTGAGCAAGACACCAGCAACTGGATAATCTCAAGGAAACAAGAAGAGTATAAAAAGAAATAA